CCGCTACTTCACTCAGTCAAGGTAACCACTACTTCCATCAGTCAAGGTAACCGCTACTTCACTCAGTCAAAGGAATCCCTACTTCACTCAGTCAAGTGAACCCCAGCTTAACTCAGTCTAGAGACCCCAGCTTAACTCAGTAAAGGAAACCCCAGCTTACCTCAGTCGAGTGAATCCCAGCTTAACTCAGTCTAGAGACCCCAGCTTAACTCAGTAAAGGAAACCCCAGCTTACCTCAGTCGAGTGAATCCCAGCTTAACTCAGTTGTCAAAGGAACTCTATTAAGTTTATGATGCCATACCTTACTGTCACCTCGTAGAACCAGTTTTGCCACTCCCCTGATCCACCTGGGCATGAGGACATCTTGTCTGCTTACTAGCCATTTTGTCATTGCTGTCTTCACCAACTCAACTTTCTCACCAACTATTCCCCCACTACCCAGCTGTATCACTgaaaaacaattacattgtCATCATTGAAGTAAACATGCTTCATCCTAGAAAACCATTTCCAACATAATTAGAATGTGCTCAACATAAAGGCCTACTATTTGCATCCAAATTCTAAACTAATAAACATGAAGCAGtagaaaaattaattttatgaaaattgtgAAATctccaaaaataaaaacattaacctATAGGTCCATATATATAAACCTAAGACAATCAACTTTAAACCTGTCCAGAAATATGATAATCCTTCAAACATATGGACAATATTGACTTGAAATCCATGTGTAATGCTACAACACAAAATAGCTGGGGAAAACactaatatacaataaaatgcTTACATAAAGTCTTGAACAGCCACATTATAAGTCCTATTGGAAAAAGCAGTTGGACGACCCAGATGTTGAGCCAAATTCTTGTTAGCACCAAGAGCCAGAAGAGGTAGATAAAACAATTGTCTATGAGTGATCGTgctttttcttcaaatttttcATCGGACTTTTCTTCAGACTTTTCTGTTAGTTCTTTCATATGTAGCTTTGGTCGATCTTTTTTATGTGGAGAAGAAGCTGAGGAAACGGTGGGACTTCGAACAGGTAGGGAAGATGGCTTTTTGACTTCACAGGAATCTTTGGATTTTTCTGGAAAtgatacattataaatttgtaAACTGTTATCATAGAACACATTAAAAGAAGCAAGAGGTGTCTGACAATGCtaattcaatatacatgtagtatcttTTGACTTCATAACTCTACGGCTCTACAATTCAGGAAGCCACAGGATTATAGCTCAGTATCAAGTTTTTAGACTTCTTCAGGAGAAGTCTGAATTTGTGTATATATTCTGAGCCATGATCTTGCAAATTGACCTAGTTGCTAGGAGACATTTACCCGTTTCCTCCCGATGAGATTCAGTTTCTGTTACACTACTGCTTTTATCATCGACCTTCTCATCTTTATCCTCTTTCACTGCTTTAGATTGATCCGTCTCTGAGTCATCACCAAAAATTATCCGAGCAGCCTCTGCTGGAGTCGGTGGGACACACTTTCCTGTGGGAAAAGTTGTATACTATTACATTACATATTGTACAGatcaattctgtaaaatgaacatatttttcaaatcaCTGATGCATATATTAATACCTAGCAATGGATGGTCTGCCCCTGGTCAGAAAATGAGAAACAACCCAAACATTTTTAATCTCCACTTTCAGtatgatgtacatatatattcaaacaACATGGTCTTTTCTcccattgtttacagatttgtCTCCCATTTTACCTGAAGATTtttctgtcaccccctagggtgcAATACCTCTGCCAATGCCTAGGTTATATTAGATCCCACGTTCTTGCAAAAATACAATGGCGTCATGTTGATAATTTAATGACATCACGGCAACAATTCAATGACATCAATATTATGTTGCAAtgcattatttaaaaataattatccCCTACCATAAGGACATGACAGAAAAAATCTCCctcatgttttaatattaatCTTAAATGTCTATCATTTAGTAAAGCCTCACGTTAGACAACCAAGGATATCATCGGGTTGAAGATTTCTCTATCCCATAAATAATTTCATTGCCCAGCatccatacaaatatatttcttttctgaTTTATATTCATTCattccatttcatttcatttcatttaattatttgatgCATCACTTTCCCAACAAACCTTCAGCAAGTCTTGCTTCATTTATTTCCGACACAAAGCCAATTACAATGACTACAACAAGGAACATTAAGAGTGGGACTCGTAGATATCCAGCTGCTGTAGCCACGTGGAGAATGAGGACAATCCAGATCGGTACGGACAGATATCGCAGATAACGCTTGGAGTCTGGAGACCATAGGAATACCACAGCTAACAGGTATCCTACCAGTAAGGTCCATATCTGTAAAAGTTTTCAGATATTATAGTTTTATTTGGAAGCAATTATTAAGGATAAAATAAATAGGATTGTTATTCTTCAATTTAACTTAAaggttatataaatataaatggcaataaataaattaaattacacctttttttctttctaaatgaaaaataaattccttCAAACTCTAGATCTAAGTTTAAAAATGAGTTAATGGCATGGCATTGCATGTCTCTTAATACTTTGTTTTCAGAGACAAATCACTATATATTGATCTATTGTAATTGCCGGTGCACACAAATTCAGTCAATTTAAGTCTAACCATGTCAAAACCTGAACAAGAGTACTGCAGGGGGAACAATATATATGCTCATTAAATGCcatgtaggtttttttttaataatatcttGCATTACAATAAGATTTGCATCATCTTATATAATTAGAGAGGCTAGCAGCTGATatgttattaattatataatctaaccTTTCACTACGAAGTCAATGCTTGAGGTAAACAAGTATTCAAAAGTCTCCAACTTATTAAACTTGATATCATGATTTTGAAGCCTACAAAATTTCAAAGAGGGAAAAAGACCAGACTGGAACTCAAACCTTGCACTTCATTACTGGACAGATGCCTATTCATTTGAGCTACAGCCAGTGACAATCGAGAAAGTCCTTGAGTTCGACTACACAGaattacaaatacattgtagtatgtattattATCTGTGGGTTTAACATCCACTATTATGACCTTTATATGCCTTTCATTGGGCAAACTTGTTATACATGGTTCCAGAGACTTAGCTGTTCTAGTACATGTAGGCACTAGGTAGAGCTGTACAATggatttgtttacaatttttgCCGACAGCGTTGCAAATGCATGTGTAATAGTGTATTACAGATAAGGTGTTTCTCCCATTCTCTCTACAGGATACATTAATACGCATGTAAATCTATGCATTTATAATGCTATCTTTATAACTGTACATGTCTGCAAAAAAACCACATTTTTTATCAGCATGTCCAATAAGTCAATGCATGCCATTGACGTGAAAACGTGATGTAGAAATATTAAAGTCGGTTTGTTTGGCAAAATCTCAAGTCcaaacatacatatgtacacagtaAGAGTATGACTAATACCAATGTGAACATTGTAACGCGGAATGCAGACACGAACTTCATAAATTACACGCACTGCAACGACGATGCGTCGTCTGCTACGTATGTATGCTGGAGTGCGCTCATTCCGATACGGTACATTCTACTTTATACTTTAGCGACATCAATCGATACATACACTTATATACTCACccaaaatgatgtaaaatatcCAAGGACTTCGTAAACGAAGTAAAATACAGATCGAAATGAGTACAATATGTTTTTTGCTGGGCCAAAGTGCCACAGCAGGTATGCCAACACAATTCCTCCAAATCCGCCTAAAATCATGCGTATGTGTTGCATAAACTTGTTAAATACATTCCCATAGACTCTGTCTATCGCTTTTATTGGAATAAAAGCAACTCCTAAAACAAATGGCGTGTTTGTAGTCTGTAGTCCATGTAACCATCTTCGTAGCCAGCTGGTCAACGAACGTTTTACGGGATATAAGAAAGTTCCACATAGCACTGCCCATAAGAGTGGTCGTAAAAACACTTCCAAGATAAAATACACCGCAACTGCAGCTCCAACGGCGACCAGAACAAATAAATTAGCTGCTGTGGTATATATGGCCTGTTTGAATGCTTTCTCGTGTCCTTGGGGGAGATTATTCAAAACATTATTAAAGGGAGACCGAAAATCCAAGGATGGGGAAGCCATATTTGTTGTCGGAAGTGACGTTATTGTGCGCCAAATTCATACGGAACATCTCTAAGTTTTTAATAAATCCTACTTTCGTTTTGTCTGTGAAACACGTGGCTACATCAACAATCAATACGTGTTTCTGGTCAAAGTTTGAagtcatgtttatttttaatgaaCATCGAGCTGAAAATAGCATCACCCAATCTGAtgaacgtagtgtataatggtgacctatattttaatcagattgatcAAGATACAATAAACAATAACCTATTCAGATACCATAAAAGGCCATAATAATTTAGTATATGAAGACAATTTAAACATGCAGTACGGAGTAAACAACTGATACACATATTCAACTCATGACTTGTTAAAAAAATggatatgaaaaaaacaattacatataaTTAGACATGTGTAGAAATATAATACATCggggccaacaagcgtgattagcCTAATATAAAGTTGATGTAACTTGTTTCGcagttgttgtaaaataaataaagtttacatttttccATGTTTGCCAActcttatttttaaaaagtgcATATACTTACAATGTGCATGTACGCATAGGCTGTAAATGTCCATATTCCcttgtatatagaaatatatactaATAAAACAAGTTAAATCAAATGTTCCAAGTTCATGTTGCACACTTAAAATGCATATAGTCACAAATGAGATCGCTACTTAACCCTTATCGTTTTTGTTGTGTTTcgcttttttttttcttttttttttttttttttttcaaaaaaaaaaaaatccaaccaATCT
The window above is part of the Pecten maximus chromosome 2, xPecMax1.1, whole genome shotgun sequence genome. Proteins encoded here:
- the LOC117322029 gene encoding transmembrane protein 245-like isoform X4, with product MASPSLDFRSPFNNVLNNLPQGHEKAFKQAIYTTAANLFVLVAVGAAVAVYFILEVFLRPLLWAVLCGTFLYPVKRSLTSWLRRWLHGLQTTNTPFVLGVAFIPIKAIDRVYGNVFNKFMQHIRMILGGFGGIVLAYLLWHFGPAKNILYSFRSVFYFVYEVLGYFTSFWIWTLLVGYLLAVVFLWSPDSKRYLRYLSVPIWIVLILHVATAAGYLRVPLLMFLVVVIVIGFVSEINEARLAEGKCVPPTPAEAARIIFGDDSETDQSKAVKEDKDEKVDDKSSSVTETESHREETEKSKDSCEVKKPSSLPVRSPTVSSASSPHKKDRPKLHMKELTEKSEEKSDEKFEEKARSLIDNCFIYLFWLLVLTRIWLNIWVVQLLFPIGLIMWLFKTLLIQLGSGGIVGEKVELVKTAMTKWLVSRQDVLMPRWIRGVAKLVLRGDSKIVSVLEQSLDKTTSVLFILLLLFGTAILVIFGAIQIQQESMLFVKMTSEVMNNTLNSEINSWLPNGEDLQKAMDSMVGNAYLYGRNWIAARLRDFVSGSMDKSSTNNTQIETQVLEVWDRLYESWLTRNDTSSSLQTTTGFNVLPTDMINVKSMWEVVSEGDAFNISQIVAFVKDNIGTFMSVLDSVWIVLKGNMNLVLSLVTATMSVVFGGGTALLNFVISSVIFLTTLFYLLATSGNQYKPLEWFSNLSPSQGTSVIGQAVEEAITGVVMASLKMAAFYGFYTWMTHTWFGVNIVFIPSVMAAMFAAVPFLGTYWATIPAILELWLVQGQGILALLLLIFHMLPTYVVDTAIYSEIKGGHPYMTGLAIAGGIYWMGLEGAIIGPILLCCLIVVIRLYGTMLQPDPATPDPGRSAALT
- the LOC117322029 gene encoding transmembrane protein 245-like isoform X3, with the translated sequence MASPSLDFRSPFNNVLNNLPQGHEKAFKQAIYTTAANLFVLVAVGAAVAVYFILEVFLRPLLWAVLCGTFLYPVKRSLTSWLRRWLHGLQTTNTPFVLGVAFIPIKAIDRVYGNVFNKFMQHIRMILGGFGGIVLAYLLWHFGPAKNILYSFRSVFYFVYEVLGYFTSFWIWTLLVGYLLAVVFLWSPDSKRYLRYLSVPIWIVLILHVATAAGYLRVPLLMFLVVVIVIGFVSEINEARLAEGKCVPPTPAEAARIIFGDDSETDQSKAVKEDKDEKVDDKSSSVTETESHREETEKSKDSCEVKKPSSLPVRSPTVSSASSPHKKDRPKLHMKELTEKSEEKSDEKFEEKARSLIDNCFIYLFWLLVLTRIWLNIWVVQLLFPIGLIMWLFKTLLIQLGSGGIVGEKVELVKTAMTKWLVSRQDVLMPRWIRGVAKLVLRGDSKIVSVLEQSLDKTTSVLFILLLLFGTAILVIFGAIQIQQESMLFVKMTSEVMNNTLNSEINSWLPNGEDLQKAMDSMVGNAYLYGRNWIAARLRDFVSGSMDKSSTNNTQIETQVLEVWDRLYESWLTRNDTSSSLQTTTGFNVLPTDMINVKSMWEVVSEGDAFNISQIVAFVKDNIGTFMSVLDSVWIVLKGNMNLVLSLVTATMSVVFGGGTALLNFVISSVIFLTTLFYLLATSGNQYKPLEWFSNLSPSQGTSVIGQAVEEAITGVVMASLKMAAFYGFYTWMTHTWFGVNIVFIPSVMAAMFAAVPFLGTYWATIPAILELWLVQGQGILALLLLIFHMLPTYVVDTAIYSEIKGGHPYMTGLAIAGGIYWMGLEGAIIGPILLCCLIVVIRLYGTMLQPDPATPDPGQDFNLNSDILSSTYHLYRRSISSIDVKGNT
- the LOC117322029 gene encoding transmembrane protein 245-like isoform X2; the protein is MASPSLDFRSPFNNVLNNLPQGHEKAFKQAIYTTAANLFVLVAVGAAVAVYFILEVFLRPLLWAVLCGTFLYPVKRSLTSWLRRWLHGLQTTNTPFVLGVAFIPIKAIDRVYGNVFNKFMQHIRMILGGFGGIVLAYLLWHFGPAKNILYSFRSVFYFVYEVLGYFTSFWIWTLLVGYLLAVVFLWSPDSKRYLRYLSVPIWIVLILHVATAAGYLRVPLLMFLVVVIVIGFVSEINEARLAEGKCVPPTPAEAARIIFGDDSETDQSKAVKEDKDEKVDDKSSSVTETESHREETEKSKDSCEVKKPSSLPVRSPTVSSASSPHKKDRPKLHMKELTEKSEEKSDEKFEEKARSLIDNCFIYLFWLLVLTRIWLNIWVVQLLFPIGLIMWLFKTLLIQLGSGGIVGEKVELVKTAMTKWLVSRQDVLMPRWIRGVAKLVLRGDSKIVSVLEQSLDKTTSVLFILLLLFGTAILVIFGAIQIQQESMLFVKMTSEVMNNTLNSEINSWLPNGEDLQKAMDSMVGNAYLYGRNWIAARLRDFVSGSMDKSSTNNTQIETQVLEVWDRLYESWLTRNDTSSSLQTTTGFNVLPTDMINVKSMWEVVSEGDAFNISQIVAFVKDNIGTFMSVLDSVWIVLKGNMNLVLSLVTATMSVVFGGGTALLNFVISSVIFLTTLFYLLATSGNQYKPLEWFSNLSPSQGTSVIGQAVEEAITGVVMASLKMAAFYGFYTWMTHTWFGVNIVFIPSVMAAMFAAVPFLGTYWATIPAILELWLVQGQGILALLLLIFHMLPTYVVDTAIYSEIKGGHPYMTGLAIAGGIYWMGLEGAIIGPILLCCLIVVIRLYGTMLQPDPATPDPGQDFNLNSDILSSTYHLYRRLQHDTWQKAALW